Genomic window (Chloroflexota bacterium):
GGACGTTCTTCTACGCGTGGCTGTCCGGGCAGTTGACCTTCTCCTTCGCCCCGATCGGGTGGGCGTGGGCCGGGCTGTTCGCCGTGGTTTCTACGGCGCTGGCGATCATGCTGTTGTGGTGGGGAATTGGGCTTCTGGGGCCTGGCCGGGCGGCGATCTTCGGGTCCGTGGAGCCGTTCCTGGCCGTGGTGCTGTCGGTGCTCTTCCTGGGTGAGCGGATGGCACCGGCGCACGTGGTGGGGGGCTCGCTGATCCTGCTCGGCATGTTCCTGGCCCAGTGGCAGCCGAGAGGCGAGATGCGACGAGGCGTCGAGGTCCTATGAGCATGCATGTTCCTCCTTCCCGGATCGATCCCCGCACGTTGCCGCCGCCGCTGATGACCTCTGAGCCGGGATCGTTCGCTTACAACACGTTCAAGGTTCGCATCCCGCGCATCGTGGACGAGATTGTCAAGCACAACGCGTTTCCTGAGGAGATCGATCGGGCGCTGGTCGATCTGCGCCTGGAGATCACGGATGGGGTCATTCAGCCACTGCAGGAGGAGGCCGAGGACAGGGCGTTCTGGGAGCAGGTCTCACGTCCTTACTTCGGCCGCACATGGCTGGACGTGCCCTGGTATTGGGCCGAGGCGTACTTCTACCGCCGGGTGCTGGAGGCGACGGGGTACTTTCGGCCGGGGCCGTGGCAGGGGGTCGACCCTTATCGGGACATCAAGCGGACGGAGTGGGAGCCCGACGCTGCGCCGAGGGCGGTGGATGAGCTGTTGCGATCGTTACCTGCTGAGCCCAGCGCCCGCTTCCGCGGCCTGCTCTATGCCAGCCTGTGGGGAAACCGCACCGATCTGAGCTACAACGTGGCGGCGCAGCTGGCGGCCGCCGGCCGGATCGAAGACGAGGAGGCGAACCTGCTGGTGGATGACTGGGAGCGGGTCTGGCGATTCCTGCGAGATCGGTCTGA
Coding sequences:
- a CDS encoding protein-glutamate O-methyltransferase family protein — protein: MSMHVPPSRIDPRTLPPPLMTSEPGSFAYNTFKVRIPRIVDEIVKHNAFPEEIDRALVDLRLEITDGVIQPLQEEAEDRAFWEQVSRPYFGRTWLDVPWYWAEAYFYRRVLEATGYFRPGPWQGVDPYRDIKRTEWEPDAAPRAVDELLRSLPAEPSARFRGLLYASLWGNRTDLSYNVAAQLAAAGRIEDEEANLLVDDWERVWRFLRDRSDAWVVMILDNAGTESLMDLALADFLLCERLAARVDLHVKSQPFFVSDAMSLDVLDGIEALACGGAAARQLGERLRGHLHEGRLWLYSHWFYTTSLFYFQLPDDLHARLTEADLVILKGDVNYRRLLGDAHWPPTTPFERAVAYFPTSLLALRTLKAELIVGLAPGEAERLSREDPAWMVNGRRGVIQARL